From Triticum aestivum cultivar Chinese Spring chromosome 4A, IWGSC CS RefSeq v2.1, whole genome shotgun sequence, a single genomic window includes:
- the LOC123082323 gene encoding uncharacterized protein, translated as MSRRTRRGDRQQQQPLARSTTVSNNPIFFVHDGLDDVPGEFAKPLPLPPSRAHLQPAGSRRAASSTCTFMASRHGSGWVLRRVHHHDPFLAAYVACSKSGGKVDAAAAPPKREQKKNKNRGDAAVQGCGIWSGWTAAGAKYAGAMSCKYGCDVATAKGDDPAASPTPRLHLSRQLVVIPARKRALQPRGRPQG; from the coding sequence ATGAGCCGCCGCACCAGGCGCGGCgaccggcagcagcagcagccgctggCTCGTTCCACGACCGTGTCCAACAATCCCATCTTCTTCGTGCACGACGGCCTAGACGATGTGCCCGGTGAGTTCGCCAAGCCGCTCCCGCTGCCCCCGAGCAGGGCGCACCTGCAGCCTGCAGGCTCGCGGCGGGCAGCCAGTTCCACTTGCACGTTCATGGCGAGCCGGCACGGGAGCGGCTGGGTCCTGAGGAGGGTGCACCACCACGACCCGTTCCTCGCCGCCTATGTGGCCTGCAGCAAGAGCGGCGGCAAGGTCGACGCCGCCGCTGCTCCGCCGAAGAGGGAGCAAAAGAAGAATAAGAACAGAGGCGATGCCGCTGTGCAGGGGTGCGGCATTTGGAGCGGTTGGACGGCGGCGGGAGCGAAGTACGCCGGAGCGATGTCGTGTAAGTACGGCTGCGACGTTGCAACCGCGAAGGGCGACGATCCTGCCGCGTCCCCGACGCCCAGACTGCACCTGTCGAGGCAACTGGTGGTGATCCCGGCCAGGAAGAGGGCCCTGCAGCCACGGGGGCGGCCGCAGGGCTGA
- the LOC123087003 gene encoding ribosomal RNA small subunit methyltransferase E, which produces MPPAATFSSFSALMRRPPPPARRLLVPPAAARAHSTAGASRARGGLPRFHSPSLPLSKGEVVRIQGDEFWHMTRVLRLGINDRVELFDGAGGLVEGSIQKVDKNGSDVELLENARLIAPQGIQWHVFAAFGTLKGGRADWLIEKCTELGASSVTPLLTERCHTIAENRVDRLQRLVLAAVKQCQRVHDMSLKPPIQIHDLPLAVSQSKLAFLASAEAPPVLSVLPKCSSEEESGLLIIGPEGDFTEEEVKVLKAAGAVPVGLGPCRLRVETATISLLSALMLWSDAAQHQETQRQRG; this is translated from the exons ATGCCACCCGCCGCCACCTTCTCGTCGTTCTCCGCGTTGAtgcgccggcctccgccgccggcccggcgcCTCCTCGTCCCCCCCGCCGCCGCGCGCGCGCACAGCACTGCCGGGGCAAGCCGTGCTCGCGGCGGCCTGCCGCGGTTccactccccctctctccccttgtCCAAG GGTGAGGTGGTTCGCATCCAAGGCGACGAGTTCTGGCACATGACACGGGTGTTGCGCCTTGGCATCAATGACAG GGTCGAACTATTTGATGGGGCCGGTGGCTTAGTTGAAGGATCCATACAAAAGGTTGACAAGAATGGATCAGATGTTGAGTTATTGGAGAACGCCAGGCTCATTGCTCCTCAAGGCATTCAATGGCATGTCTTTGCTGCATTTG GGACGCTGAAAGGTGGACGTGCAGATTGGCTTATAGAGAAATGTACT GAACTTGGCGCTTCCAGTGTTACGCCTCTTTTGACTGAACGATGCCATACGATAGCGGAAAATAGAGTGGACAGGTTGCAACGGCTGGTGTTAGCTGCAGTTAAACAAT GCCAGAGAGTGCATGATATGTCACTGAAGCCCCCAATTCAGATACATGATCTTCCGCTGGCT GTGTCGCAATCAAAGCTTGCTTTCTTAGCATCTGCTGAAGCGCCTCCTGTTTTGAGCGTTTTGCCAAAGTGCAGCAGCGAGGAGGAAAGCGGGCTTTTAATCATTGGACCGGAAGGAG ACTTtacggaggaggaggtgaaggTTTTGAAGGCGGCTGGTGCGGTCCCTGTTGGTCTCGGTCCATGCAGGCTACGCGTGGAGACAGCTACCATCTCACTCCTTTCTGCGCTCATGCTGTGGTCAGACGCCGCTCAGCACCAAGAAACTCAGCGGCAACGCGGATAG
- the LOC123087002 gene encoding G-type lectin S-receptor-like serine/threonine-protein kinase At5g24080: MAMALLPCLLLLLAFAGARAQQMPSFPAANDARPWLPTEASRILVSPSRGMAAGFVPSVSSAGKYRFAVWVANVSSRADGKTIIWYAHNASNGVVVEADGSSTLVVDAAGVLTWAGASSTIWTLPNTANATAPRLTLNDTGSLVFGSWSSFGEPTDTLMPGQDIPQGNNNSADVTTLRSASGRYRLVNSMALKYYSGERGADPSGSIYANMSGGGTLLNLTTEGELKLSAGNPTTLIASDKGARDRLRRLTLDDDGNLRLYSLLPARREWRVVWELVQELCRIQGTCRGNNTICVPKGADGVTCVCPPGFRNRTGAGDDGCEAKKSVAGADGKFVRLDFVSFSSGAPKSSSDPGPYMSIQPPSNLAVCRNMCRDDPGCPAFGYKFGGDRTCLLYKSRLVDGYWSPGTEMSTFVRVAEADRDSNPFTGMTSMIDTVCPVQLALPVPPKQKATTIRNIAIITALFAAELLAGVLSFWAFLRKYSQYREMARTLGLEYLPAGGPRRFSYAELKAATKDFTDVVGRGAYGTVFRGELPDRRAVAVKQLHGVGGGEAEFWAEVTIIARMHHLNLVRMWGFCADKDQRMLVYEYVPNGSLDKYLFSSSSSAAPSGGDAQGEDGEESSQQGQQPVMLDLHTRYRIALGVARAIAYLHEECLEWVLHCDIKPENILLEDDFCPKVSDFGLSKLTSKKEKVIRGTRGYMAPEWVIHREPITAKADVYSFGMVLLEIVSGRRNYGFRQESVGSEDWYFPKWAYEKVYVERRIEDIMDPRILLAVDDDADSVATVERMVKTAMWCLQDRADMRPSMGKVAKMLEGTVEITDPVKPTIFCVQDD, encoded by the coding sequence ATGGCCATGGCCCTCCTCccatgcctcctcctcctcctggcgttcGCCGGCGCCCGGGCTCAGCAGatgccctccttccccgccgccAACGACGCCAGGCCCTGGCTCCCGACGGAGGCCAGCCGCATCCTCGTCTCGCCGAGTCGCGGCATGGCCGCCGGCTTCGTGCCGTCGGTCTCGTCCGCCGGCAAGTACCGCTTCGCCGTCTGGGTCGCCAACGTCTCCTCCCGCGCAGACGGCAAGACCATCATATGGTACGCTCACAACGCCTCCAACGGCGTCGTCGTCGAGGCCGACGGCAGCTCCACCCTCGTCGTCGACGCCGCCGGCGTGCTCACTTGGGCCGGGGCCAGCAGCACCATCTGGACCCTGCCCAACACCGCCAACGCCACGGCTCCCAGGCTGACGCTCAACGACACGGGGAGCCTCGTGTTCGGCTCCTGGTCCAGCTTCGGCGAGCCCACGGACACGCTCATGCCGGGGCAGGACATACCCCAGGGGAACAACAACAGCGCCGACGTCACCACGCTGCGGTCCGCCAGCGGGCGCTACCGGCTCGTCAACTCCATGGCGCTCAAGTACTACTCGGGCGAGCGCGGCGCCGACCCCTCGGGCTCCATCTACGCCAACATGAGCGGCGGCGGCACGCTGCTGAACCTCACCACGGAGGGCGAGCTGAAGCTCAGCGCCGGGAACCCGACGACGCTCATCGCCTCCGACAAGGGCGCCAGGGACCGGCTGCGGCGCCTCACGCTCGACGACGACGGCAACCTGCGCCTCTACAGCCTGCTCCCGGCGAGGCGCGAGTGGCGCGTCGTGTGGGAGCTCGTGCAGGAGCTGTGCAGGATCCAGGGCACCTGCCGCGGCAACAACACCATCTGCGTCCCCAAGGGCGCCGACGGCGTCACCTGCGTCTGCCCGCCCGGCTTCCGCAACAGGACCGGTGCAGGGGACGACGGCTGCGAGGCCAAGAAGAGCGTGGCGGGCGCCGACGGCAAGTTCGTCCGGCTGGACTTCGTGTCCTTCTCCAGCGGCGCGCCCAAATCTTCCTCCGATCCTGGCCCGTACATGTCTATCCAGCCGCCCAGTAACCTGGCGGTGTGCAGGAATATGTGCCGGGACGACCCCGGCTGCCCGGCGTTCGGCTACAAGTTCGGCGGCGACCGGACGTGCCTGCTGTACAAGTCGCGGCTGGTGGACGGGTACTGGTCGCCGGGGACGGAGATGTCGACGTTCgtgcgggtggcggaggcggaCAGGGACAGCAACCCGTTCACGGGGATGACGAGCATGATCGACACGGTGTGCCCGGTGCAGCTGGCGCTGCCGGTGCCGCCGAAGCAGAAGGCGACGACGATCCGCAACATCGCCATCATCACGGCGCTGTTCGCGGCGGAGCTGCTGGCGGGGGTGCTGTCCTTCTGGGCGTTCCTGCGCAAGTACTCGCAGTACCGGGAGATGGCGCGCACGCTGGGGCTGGAGTACCTCCCCGCCGGCGGGCCCCGGCGGTTCTCGTACGCGGAGCTCAAGGCGGCGACCAAGGACTTCACGGACGTGGTGGGGCGCGGCGCGTACGGCACGGTGTTCCGCGGCGAGCTCCCCGACCGGCGCGCGGTGGCGGTGAAGCAGCTgcacggcgtgggcggcggcgaggcggagttCTGGGCGGAGGTGACCATCATCGCGCGCATGCACCACCTCAACCTGGTGCGCATGTGGGGGTTCTGCGCCGACAAGGACCAGCGCATGCTGGTGTACGAGTACGTGCCCAACGGCTCGCTGGACAAGTACCTCTTCTCCAGCTCCTCGTCGGCGGCGCCCTCCGGCGGCGACGCTCAAGGCGAGGACGGCGAGGAGAGCTCGCAGCAAGGGCAGCAGCCGGTGATGCTGGACCTGCACACCCGGTACCGGATCGCGCTGGGGGTGGCGCGGGCGATCGCGTACCTGCACGAGGAGTGCCTGGAGTGGGTGCTGCACTGCGACATCAAGCCGGAGAACATCCTGCTGGAGGACGACTTCTGCCCCAAGGTGTCGGACTTCGGGCTGTCCAAACTGACGAGCAAGAAGGAGAAGGTGATCCGGGGCACGCGCGGGTACATGGCGCCCGAGTGGGTGATCCACCGGGAGCCCATCACGGCCAAGGCGGACGTGTACAGCTTCGGCATGGTGCTGCTGGAGATCGTGTCCGGGCGGCGCAACTACGGCTTCCGGCAGGAGTCGGTGGGCAGCGAGGACTGGTACTTCCCCAAGTGGGCGTACGAGAAGGTGTACGTGGAGCGGCGCATCGAGGACATCATGGACCCCCGCATCCTCCTCGCCGTCGACGACGACGCCGACAGCGTCGCCACCGTCGAGCGCATGGTCAAGACCGCCATGTGGTGCCTCCAGGACCGCGCCGACATGCGCCCCTCCATGGGCAAGGTCGCCAAGATGCTCGAGGGCACCGTCGAGATCACCGACCCCGTCAAGCCTACCATCTTCTGCGTCCAGGACGACTAA